ATTAAAAAGAATGGGACAGAAGAAAGCACCTTTTTATAGAGTAGTAGTAGCAGATGCTAGATCCCCTAGAGATGGTAGATTTATTGAAGAAATCGGAACATATGATCCAAATCAGGATCCTAGCGTGATCAAATTTGACGAAGAAGCTGCTAAGAAATGGTTAGCAACAGGTGCTCAGCCTACAGATACAGTAGCTAAATTATTAAAAGCTGCAGGAATCGAAAAATAGTCAGATTTAAGACAGGAGGCAGTGCATGAAACATTTATTAGAAGTGATTGCAAAAGCCCTCGTTGATCAGCCAGATAAAGTGACAGTTACAGAGAAAGAAACTGCCGATGCAGTCGTATTAGAACTTCATGTTGCCGAAGGTGATATGGGGAAAGTAATTGGAAAACAGGGAAGGATTGCAAAGGCGATCAGAACTGTTGTCAAGGCTTCGGTTGACAAAGGTGACAAGAAGATTGTCGTTGATATTCAATAGAAGATTAAAAGCTCACAGGAAAGTGTACAGAAGATGTATAAAACTGTGGGCTTTTTGTTATGTATAAATTCGAGAAAGTAAGAAAGCCCTTGAAACCATTTCATTTCAAGGGCAATTTTTATAAATATTAATCTTCTGGCAGATCAAGTTTATCAGATTTCTCAAATAAGGATTGAATTTCAACAAGAGATTCTTCCAGAGAATCCTCAATGGACTCTAATTTATCTGCATCAACGTTATAATTTAAAAACAGCTGTTCGATATTTTCTGTAATATGATGACCAAGATGGGAAATTAAAAGGAAAGTATTAAAATTGTGACTATTCTTTGCATTTTCAAAACGCTTTAAGTCTGCTGTAATAAAATCGATAATTTCCTGATCACTGGCGAATTTACCATGGACCATTGCATATGGCTGCATACGTTGTAAAAAGTATTTATTATGTCGTGTAATATTAAAAACATAAGAAACAATTAATCCATCACCAAGATCGAATTCAGCAATGTGCATGATGCTGTTAAACTCCTTGATAGAAGTAGCGCCTAACTGACGCAGATTGATATTAATATAATCTCCGGTTACGGTATTTTGATTCATAAGATCACGCTCCTCTCCTAAATATTATAATCCATAATTTTTTATTAAGCAAATCGAATCAAAAGAAATACGGAACATACGATGATCGATAAGATCATCATTGGGAATCCGATCTTAAAATATTGACCGAATGTAATTGGATGTCCGTTATTTTTACTGATACCAGACAAAACAACGTTTGCAGAAGCACCGATCAGTGTTCCATTTCCACCTAAACAAGCACCGAGTGACAATGCCCACCAGATTGGAGCGACATCCATTCCCTCGGACTGCATCGTAAGAATCATAGGGATTAATGTTGCAACAAATGGGATGTTGTCGAGGAAAGAAGATACAATAGCGGAAACCCATAAGATTACCATCATTGTAACCACCATATTACCATGAGTGATAGAAATCAATCCATTTGCAAGCATTGTGATGACACCTACTTTTTTCATCCCACCGACAACAATAAATAATCCAATAAAGAAAAGAATGGTAGGCCATTCAACGTCTGCAATGATTTCTTCAGGTTCCTGACCGCCGATTAAAAGCATGATACATGCTGCAGCAATAGCAACAGTACAAGACTGTACGCCTAACTGGTCATGGAAAATAAAGCATAATGCGACTAGGATGATAACGATAACACTTTCATGCATAAGTTTTCGGTCCTTGATCGCTTTGTTTTCATCTAACTGCATAACCTTTGCAATTGATTCGTCTGTAACAAATAACTTTCTTCCGTATATAAAATACATACAGATCAGACCAACAATGATAACAAATACAGTGGCCACCCCTGTATTTAAAATAAAATCTACGAAACTTAATTTGGCCGCACTACCGATCATAATGTTAGGTGGGTCACCGATCAATGTAGCGGTACCACCGATATTGGAAGCCATGATCTGTGTGATGATATATGGTACGGGATCAACTTTCAAGATATTTGTGATTGCCAGAGTCATTGGTCCTACTAGCAAGACTGTGGTAACGTTATCAAGCATTCCAGAACATACGGCGGTGATCAAAATAAAGATCACCATGATTGGCCATGGACGACCTTTTGCGATTTTTGCAGCTTTGATCGCTATGTATTCGAAAATACCAGAATTCTTGATAACAGCAACCAAAAGCATCATTCCGACTAGAATACAGATTGTTTCAACATCGACTGCGTCAATACAATCTTCAATCGAAAGAATGTGGGTGAGGACCAGACAGGCAGCACCGGTTAATGAGGCAACCGTGTTGTGGACCTTCCCTGTGATGATAGCGCCCATCGTACATAAAAAGATGATGATCGCTATGATTTGTTGTAATGACATAACAATTTCCTCCTAAAAATAAACTCATTATTATAATAGACCTCTTTTCAAATATTGCAAGTATAAAATGAAAAAAGAAGTCGTAGAAAACGACTTCTTTTTTAGAAAAATTTCACATCTTATATAAATATGATATAGGTGTGATTATAAATTTGTAACAATCTGATCGTACAGATCAAGCTGACAGTGCTGCTCAGACACAGAAAAGTGTTTACAGTTTAAACAGCTAGGTGCTTTTGTGTCATCTCCGGTACTGACGTTCTTTACGGAATGGTCACAGCCACAAGGACAGTACTGACTGCATTCTTCAGCAACTTCCTGATACACTTTATTCTGGTTTTCCATAATATAAAAGCCTCCTTATAATAAGTACTCACAGAATCACTTGGAAAGAATTCTGTGAGTACGACAATTGATACCTTTATATTATGTACAGATTTACTCAGGATAATTCAGATTTTTATCATCTGCAACGTATAAAGCGTTTTTAAGATAGTGATCTGCAAGATAATTTGCCATCGGAAGATTCATATCAAGATAGTTACCACAATCCTTAGCACTGGCTCCAGGAACATCACCTTTAAAATCACGAATAAATTCAAAAGTACTTATAATAAGAGGTAATATATCCTTTGAAGTAAGATCGCCAGCTAAAATAAGATAGAATCCAGTACGACAGCCCATTGGGCCAAAATAGATGATCTTATCCTGCCATTCTTTGTTATTTCTTAAATAAGTAGCGGCAAGATGCTCGATCGCATGCATCTCTGCGGTATTCATAACAGGCTCACGATTTGGGGCTGTCATACGAAGATCAAATGTTGTTAAAGTCTCAGAACCAACGGCATCTTTACGAGAAACATAAACACCGGGTAACAGTTTTAAATGATTAATTGTAAAACTTGCTATTTTTTCCATGATGGATTTCCTTTCTTATATAAAATGTGTTATCACTATAGGGATGATTTTGAAATCGTTCACTATTATGCGATTTAGAATCATCTTAAATTTTCATATCATATTATAGCGTGAAAATACAAGAAAATCTATGGAATAAAATTAGTTTTAATAAAAATGAAAAAAAGACAAAAAGCTGTTGACATACTGTATACAGCTATGGTAAGATAATCAACGTCGCTGAAAGAGCGGCAGGAAAATATAACATCGGAGCTGATCTGGCTTCTGAAAAGAATAAAAAAACTTCTTGACACAAGTGATCAGATATGATAATCTATAAAAGTTGCTGACGGAGAACGATCAGAACAATAGAGATCAGATCTGAAAGAAAAGTTAAAAAGTTCTTGATAGGTGAGATCAGAAATGATATGATATAAAAGTTGTTGCAGAGCAGAAGAGCTCAGAATAACAAAATAAATTAAAAAAGTTCTTGACAAACAAAAAGAACTGTGATAAAATAATAAAGCTTCTTGCACACAAGAAGCGGATCATAAAAAGATCTTTGACAACTGAACAATAAGACAACCTTGAAAATTCTAATGAATTTTTCAGATGATTTTAGTAAAAATCAACGAACGTTCTTTATAGAGAACAGTAATCAACAAGGATAAAGAAGCTAGTGCTTCTTGAACTTGGATCAACATTGAACATGAGAGTTTGATCCTGGCTCAGGATGAACGCTGGCGGCGTGCTTAACACATGCAAGTCGAACGAAACACCTTATTTGATTTTCTTCGGAACTGAAGATTTGGTGATTGAGTGGCGGACGGGTGAGTAACGCGTGGGTAACCTGCCCTGTACAGGGGGATAACAGTCAGAAATGACTGCTAATACCGCATAAGACCACAGCACCGCATGGTGCAGGGGTAAAAACTCCGGTGGTACAGGATGGACCCGCGTCTGATTAGCTGGTTGGTGAGGTAACGGCTCACCAAGGCG
The sequence above is drawn from the Anaerostipes hadrus ATCC 29173 = JCM 17467 genome and encodes:
- a CDS encoding S-ribosylhomocysteine lyase; protein product: MEKIASFTINHLKLLPGVYVSRKDAVGSETLTTFDLRMTAPNREPVMNTAEMHAIEHLAATYLRNNKEWQDKIIYFGPMGCRTGFYLILAGDLTSKDILPLIISTFEFIRDFKGDVPGASAKDCGNYLDMNLPMANYLADHYLKNALYVADDKNLNYPE
- a CDS encoding KH domain-containing protein, with product MKHLLEVIAKALVDQPDKVTVTEKETADAVVLELHVAEGDMGKVIGKQGRIAKAIRTVVKASVDKGDKKIVVDIQ
- a CDS encoding SLC13 family permease; its protein translation is MSLQQIIAIIIFLCTMGAIITGKVHNTVASLTGAACLVLTHILSIEDCIDAVDVETICILVGMMLLVAVIKNSGIFEYIAIKAAKIAKGRPWPIMVIFILITAVCSGMLDNVTTVLLVGPMTLAITNILKVDPVPYIITQIMASNIGGTATLIGDPPNIMIGSAAKLSFVDFILNTGVATVFVIIVGLICMYFIYGRKLFVTDESIAKVMQLDENKAIKDRKLMHESVIVIILVALCFIFHDQLGVQSCTVAIAAACIMLLIGGQEPEEIIADVEWPTILFFIGLFIVVGGMKKVGVITMLANGLISITHGNMVVTMMVILWVSAIVSSFLDNIPFVATLIPMILTMQSEGMDVAPIWWALSLGACLGGNGTLIGASANVVLSGISKNNGHPITFGQYFKIGFPMMILSIIVCSVFLLIRFA
- the rpsP gene encoding 30S ribosomal protein S16; the encoded protein is MAVKMRLKRMGQKKAPFYRVVVADARSPRDGRFIEEIGTYDPNQDPSVIKFDEEAAKKWLATGAQPTDTVAKLLKAAGIEK